A single region of the Saprospiraceae bacterium genome encodes:
- a CDS encoding acyl-CoA dehydrogenase, whose product MSTNPTTTLSYSPAIQCLMPLIYVAWSDRVLSPTEVKVLQELATRLPFLSSDDKAILLKWTNPQRPPTPELFKYWEITLKKGTLLLGSERRTSLVDLGLLIAKHADTQAKQKSEIDWDSPAIKAGLENLENALQQISWNTYRILFPNTEQETIAERQKSQFKVEELTTLLLGDYADIKQKVKRLLQDPVFEYKTLRDKDTYRLQILQWTNFLAAQGFGALSYPEAYGGKNDMGMYAALFDTLGHHDLSLAIKFGVQFGLFGGSVYWLGTQKHHDKYLKAIGTLELPGCFAMTETGHGSNVRGLETTAEYDPDTKTFIVHSPNMMAGKEYIGNAIHGKMATVFAQLIVKGENHGVHAILVPLRDETGTLMPGISVEDCGYKLGLNGVDNGRIWFDQVRVPLHNLLNRFGNVDEEGNYSSPIGNPSKRFFTMLGTLVGGRVCVPRAGLSATKSALTIAIRYALRRRQFAANITEPETLLLDYPSHQRRLMPLLAKTYALHFALEHLSARYANNAAEDIREIETLAAGLKSYSTWFTTATIQECREACGGKGYLAENRFADLKADTEIFTTFEGDNTVLMQLVAKGVLTNFRKEFHEEGTMAILRYVSGRLSTAITELNPIVIRNTDEEHLLSEAFHLNAFKYREKSLLHSLSQRMRAMIKNGKSAYEASLACQTHMIALAEAYVEKIVLEQFIQILEKQKNTSIYQPLQLLCQLYALHTIECHKGWYLEKEYISGSKSKAIHRWVDELCRQSRQQASALVDAFDIPVALLGAQIIR is encoded by the coding sequence ATGAGTACCAATCCGACAACAACACTTTCCTATTCTCCTGCTATCCAATGCTTGATGCCGCTTATTTATGTAGCGTGGTCAGATCGGGTCCTTAGCCCAACTGAGGTAAAGGTATTACAAGAATTGGCAACCCGTCTACCTTTTCTTTCCTCTGATGATAAAGCAATTCTACTTAAATGGACGAACCCTCAGCGCCCACCTACACCTGAATTGTTCAAATATTGGGAAATTACCCTTAAAAAAGGAACCTTATTATTAGGGTCAGAGAGAAGAACTTCTTTGGTAGATTTGGGGCTTCTGATTGCCAAACATGCAGACACTCAGGCTAAGCAAAAATCTGAAATTGACTGGGATTCGCCTGCCATCAAAGCGGGACTTGAAAACCTTGAAAATGCCCTGCAACAAATTTCCTGGAATACTTATCGTATCCTTTTTCCCAATACCGAACAGGAAACGATAGCTGAGCGACAAAAGAGTCAATTCAAGGTAGAAGAATTAACGACCCTACTGTTGGGGGATTATGCAGATATAAAGCAAAAGGTAAAACGGCTTTTGCAAGATCCTGTTTTTGAATATAAAACCTTAAGAGATAAGGATACCTACCGATTACAAATCCTGCAATGGACTAATTTTTTAGCTGCTCAGGGCTTTGGTGCACTTTCATACCCTGAAGCCTATGGTGGGAAAAACGATATGGGCATGTATGCGGCTTTATTTGATACCTTGGGGCATCATGACTTAAGCTTAGCCATAAAATTTGGCGTTCAATTTGGATTATTCGGTGGCAGCGTTTATTGGCTGGGCACCCAAAAACACCATGATAAATACCTTAAAGCTATAGGCACACTTGAGTTACCCGGTTGTTTTGCTATGACGGAAACGGGACATGGTTCGAATGTCAGAGGGCTAGAAACTACGGCAGAATATGATCCAGACACTAAAACCTTTATCGTCCATTCCCCTAATATGATGGCGGGTAAAGAATATATAGGTAATGCTATTCATGGAAAAATGGCCACTGTTTTTGCGCAACTGATCGTCAAGGGAGAAAACCATGGTGTACATGCTATTTTGGTACCATTAAGAGATGAAACAGGGACACTTATGCCTGGTATTAGCGTGGAGGATTGCGGCTATAAACTTGGCTTGAACGGGGTGGACAATGGCCGAATCTGGTTTGATCAGGTCAGGGTGCCCCTTCATAATTTGCTAAATCGTTTTGGAAATGTGGATGAGGAAGGCAATTATAGTAGCCCCATCGGAAACCCTTCTAAACGTTTTTTCACCATGCTGGGCACCCTGGTTGGAGGTAGGGTGTGCGTACCTAGAGCAGGACTCAGCGCCACCAAATCAGCACTAACTATTGCTATTCGCTACGCGCTTCGCCGTCGACAATTTGCTGCAAATATTACGGAACCCGAAACACTCCTTCTCGACTATCCTAGCCATCAAAGGCGGTTGATGCCACTCTTGGCTAAAACCTATGCCCTCCATTTTGCCTTGGAACATTTGAGTGCTCGTTATGCCAATAATGCAGCAGAGGATATCCGCGAAATTGAAACCCTAGCCGCAGGTTTAAAATCATATTCAACCTGGTTTACTACTGCTACTATTCAGGAATGCAGGGAAGCCTGTGGGGGCAAGGGATACCTGGCCGAGAATCGATTTGCTGACCTCAAAGCAGATACCGAAATATTTACCACTTTTGAAGGCGACAACACCGTCTTAATGCAACTGGTGGCCAAAGGGGTATTGACTAATTTTCGTAAAGAGTTTCATGAAGAAGGTACAATGGCTATTTTACGATATGTCAGTGGTAGGCTAAGTACAGCCATTACAGAATTAAATCCTATTGTTATTCGAAATACAGATGAGGAACACCTCCTTTCAGAAGCGTTTCACCTCAATGCTTTTAAGTATAGAGAAAAAAGTCTACTCCATTCGCTGTCTCAAAGGATGCGAGCTATGATCAAAAATGGCAAAAGTGCCTACGAGGCCTCATTAGCCTGCCAAACCCATATGATCGCCTTGGCTGAAGCATATGTCGAAAAAATTGTCTTGGAGCAATTTATTCAAATCTTGGAAAAACAGAAAAATACATCAATTTATCAGCCATTACAACTGTTATGCCAGCTCTATGCCCTTCATACCATTGAATGTCACAAAGGTTGGTATTTAGAAAAAGAATATATTAGTGGCAGTAAATCTAAGGCCATTCATCGATGGGTAGATGAATTGTGTAGGCAAAGTCGTCAGCAAGCTAGTGCCTTAGTGGATGCTTTCGATATCCCTGTGGCTTTATTGGGGGCACAAATCATCCGCTAA
- a CDS encoding glucosaminidase domain-containing protein gives MKKLFVALKYQLSKRPVIETSKIQLPWFKLGLAALAIFILTKKDIHFSINMKAPLDALVKDHQEESTLPTTEHLSLLTPVNLQTKTVIENKFSLSNISDEKAKNYIKRFQKVAIAEMEKFGIPASIKIAQGLLESRAGTQDATITSNNHFGELMAGQAYHSAWENWRTHSMLLQENYPELFELGNNYKKWAAGFKKVGYTDDRNYEKYLIDIIKKYNLQEID, from the coding sequence TTGAAAAAACTTTTTGTTGCTCTAAAATATCAATTATCCAAGCGACCTGTTATAGAAACATCTAAAATTCAATTGCCTTGGTTTAAGTTGGGGCTTGCTGCCCTTGCGATTTTTATTTTAACCAAAAAAGATATCCATTTTTCCATCAATATGAAGGCTCCATTGGATGCGTTAGTCAAAGACCACCAGGAAGAGTCCACCCTGCCTACCACTGAACATCTTTCTCTCCTTACGCCGGTTAATCTCCAAACAAAAACAGTCATTGAAAATAAATTTTCTCTAAGCAACATTTCTGATGAAAAAGCAAAAAACTACATCAAACGGTTTCAAAAAGTAGCAATTGCTGAAATGGAAAAATTTGGCATCCCTGCTAGCATAAAAATAGCACAAGGGCTACTAGAAAGCCGCGCTGGCACCCAAGATGCAACCATTACATCTAATAACCATTTTGGCGAACTGATGGCAGGACAAGCATACCATAGTGCCTGGGAAAATTGGCGAACGCACAGTATGCTCTTGCAAGAAAACTATCCAGAACTGTTTGAACTAGGGAATAATTATAAAAAATGGGCAGCTGGATTCAAAAAAGTAGGCTATACAGATGATCGCAATTACGAAAAATACTTAATTGACATTATCAAGAAATACAATCTACAAGAAATTGACTAA